The genomic DNA TTCGGGTGCTTTTCAACGAAATCACTGAGTCGGCGATCAAACGCGCGCTGCAATCTCCGGGACAGATCGATATGAAACTCGTGAATGCACAGCAGGCGCGGCGTGTGCTCGACCGGATCGTGGGGTATCAAGGGAGCCAGTTGCTTTGGCACAAGGTACGTCGTGGCTTATCCATGGGGCGTGTTCAGTCGGTTGCTGTTCGGTTGATCTGCGAGCGGGAACAGGAACGCGAAGCCTTCCGCGCGGAAGAATATTGGTCGGTGACGGCGCTCCTCGCAGGAGCGAATCCGCCTGCCTTCGAAGCCAAGCTTCATAGTATTAATGGTGAAGAAGCCTCCATTGCCTCCAGCGAAGACGCGCAACAGGTTGTCACGGCTATTCAGGGGAAAACCTTCGCGGTTGAGTCGATCGAACGAAGGGAAAAGAAGCGAAATCCCGTGGCCCCGTTCATTACGAGCCGATTGCAGCAGGAGGCTGCGCGAAAGCTTCATTTCTCACCGAAGAAGACCATGACATTGGCCCAGCAGCTCTATGAAGGTGTGGAAATCGGTGCAGAGGGGGCGACGGGGCTCATTACCTATATGAGAACCGACTCACCACGGATTTCTAATGAAGCGATGACTGATGCACGACAGATGATTCAGGATCGATTCGGTGCGGAGTATCTTCCTGCTACGCCGAATATTTATAAGACCCAGAAGGCTGCCCAAGAAGCCCACGAGGCGATCCGCCCGACGGCCGCCTCACGCGATCCGGAATCAATCAGGCAATATCTCGAGCCGGATGTCTATAATCTCTACAAGTTGATCTGGAATCGATTCATCGCCTCTCAAATGGTCCCGGCCATTCTGGACGTCACACGGGTCGAATCAAGCCCGATGAATACGAAAGATAAGTATCTCTTCCGGTCGACTGGAACCGTGGTGAAATTTCCCGGTCATACGATTGTCTACCTAGAAGGCATCGATCGAGAACTCTTCGCTCAAAAGCCGAAGGGTGAGCAGGAAGTCGAGGATGACAGCGAACGACAGTTACCGGTGCTCAATGAGGGTGAGCAGTTGCGATTGGTTTCGCAGGAAGGTGAGACGGTCCAAGGTCTAACCTCAAAACAGCATTTTACGCAGCCGCCGCCGCGATATAACGAAGCATTATTGATCAAAGAGTTGGAGGAGAAGGGCATCGGACGCCCGTCGACCTATGCCTCAATCATCTCGACGATTCAGGATCGCAAGTACGTCGAGAAAATCGAGGGTCGATTTGCTCCGACGGAAACCGGGCGGACCGTGAACGACTTTCTCATGAAGGGATTTCCGGACCTTATTAATGTCGATTTCACGTCACAGATGGAAGAGGAGTTGGACGAAGTCGAGGAAGGCAGCAAACCGTGGGTGGCAGCTATCCGTGATTTTTACGAGCCGTTTACACGCGATATGGAAAAAGCCAAGACCATTCCGGGTCCCAAAGATACTGTCGAGCCACCGACAAATATCCCCTGCGAAAAATGTGGTCGTATGATGGAAATCAAGTGGGGGCGCAACGGGAGGTTTCTTGCCTGTCCGGGGTACAAAGATGATCCTCCGTGTAAGAATACGCAAAACTTCGAAAAGCTTCCGGACGGCACGATCAAAGTGGTGCCAAAACAGGAATTTACGACCGATCAAACATGCGAGAAATGCGGGAGTCCAATGGTCGTCAAGACTGGGCGATTCGGAAAATTCATCGCGTGTTCTGCTTATCCGGAATGTAAGACGACTAAGCCGCTGGCCTTGGGCGTGAAGTGTCCACAACCCGGTTGTGGTGGCGATCTCGTCCAAAAGCGCACCCGTAAAGGTCGTTCGTTTTATGCATGCAGCCGGTATCCGGAATGCGAATATGCGCTGTGGGATCGCCCGGTAAACAAAACCTGTCCAACCTGTCAGGCCCCGTTCCTCGTGGAGAAAATCAGTAAGCAGACCGGGCGGAGCGTTCAATGCCGTAATGAAGACTGCGGCTACCGCGAAGCCGGATAAGCTCCTCTCTCACCTTCTTCCTTCGACATCAATTTCATGTCAATTGAAGAGCGCTTCGTGCTTTTTCTGTGCTGCGGGACTCGCCGAGTCGGGCGAGATTGAGAATTCATGTCATCTGACTCTGAGAGACGGAATCAAAAGGACGGCGTCCACCAAGTTGACGAAGGTTTAAGTCGCATCGATAATGCAATTGTGATACCGATAGAACGTCCGATCGCACGCACGACTAACCGCTGAAGGGAGGACAATCATGAAGGCAAAAGAAGGTATCGTGAATATGCTGAACAAGATTCTCACAGCGGATCTGACCGCGATCAATCAGTATTTCGTGCATGCCAAGATGTGTGAGAACTGGGGCTATGAACGTCTCCATCACAAAGTCCGTGAGCGCAGCATGGATGAAATGAAAGATGCAGAGGAGTTGATTGAGCACATTCTCTATCTGGAAGGCGTGCCCAACGTTCAGCGGTTGAATACGGTTCAAGTCGGTGAGACGGTACCGGAACAGTTCAAATTGGATCTGAAGGCGGAGCAAGAGATGTTGGTCTTGTTAAGCGACGGAGTCGTGCACGCCACCAAGGTCGGTGACTTTACGACTCGCCACATGCTTGAAGACATGGCCGAGGATGTGGATGCGCACATTGACTGGATTGAAACCCAGATGGAAACGATCGATCAAATCGGATTGGAAAACTACCTCGCAGAACAAATCAAGAAAGAAGGCTCATAGGCGCATATTGGGCGAGAGGGATCATCACGGTTCCGCTCGGCGATTGTGCTCACTGCAGCTGAACATCTCCTCTCTCCCGTTGCCGGTTGAGTTAGAAGATCACCACCCAAGGATGCGCTGCCGCGTTTGATTTCATCCCCTATTCGTGAAAGTGGGTGCGGGGGCCTCAGGAGGAAGAGAGGGCC from Nitrospiraceae bacterium includes the following:
- the topA gene encoding type I DNA topoisomerase; the protein is MAKSLIIVESPTKARTITKYLGRGYTVMASVGHVKDLPTSKLGIDLEHDFKPHYVTIKGKSKVLAEIKQKAEAADKVYLAPDPDREGEAIAWHIAQELKGKAKKKKDEKVFRVLFNEITESAIKRALQSPGQIDMKLVNAQQARRVLDRIVGYQGSQLLWHKVRRGLSMGRVQSVAVRLICEREQEREAFRAEEYWSVTALLAGANPPAFEAKLHSINGEEASIASSEDAQQVVTAIQGKTFAVESIERREKKRNPVAPFITSRLQQEAARKLHFSPKKTMTLAQQLYEGVEIGAEGATGLITYMRTDSPRISNEAMTDARQMIQDRFGAEYLPATPNIYKTQKAAQEAHEAIRPTAASRDPESIRQYLEPDVYNLYKLIWNRFIASQMVPAILDVTRVESSPMNTKDKYLFRSTGTVVKFPGHTIVYLEGIDRELFAQKPKGEQEVEDDSERQLPVLNEGEQLRLVSQEGETVQGLTSKQHFTQPPPRYNEALLIKELEEKGIGRPSTYASIISTIQDRKYVEKIEGRFAPTETGRTVNDFLMKGFPDLINVDFTSQMEEELDEVEEGSKPWVAAIRDFYEPFTRDMEKAKTIPGPKDTVEPPTNIPCEKCGRMMEIKWGRNGRFLACPGYKDDPPCKNTQNFEKLPDGTIKVVPKQEFTTDQTCEKCGSPMVVKTGRFGKFIACSAYPECKTTKPLALGVKCPQPGCGGDLVQKRTRKGRSFYACSRYPECEYALWDRPVNKTCPTCQAPFLVEKISKQTGRSVQCRNEDCGYREAG
- the bfr gene encoding bacterioferritin, whose protein sequence is MKAKEGIVNMLNKILTADLTAINQYFVHAKMCENWGYERLHHKVRERSMDEMKDAEELIEHILYLEGVPNVQRLNTVQVGETVPEQFKLDLKAEQEMLVLLSDGVVHATKVGDFTTRHMLEDMAEDVDAHIDWIETQMETIDQIGLENYLAEQIKKEGS